The Caulifigura coniformis genome includes a region encoding these proteins:
- a CDS encoding cryptochrome/photolyase family protein, with amino-acid sequence MSQTAVILWLRHDLRLSDHAVLESLARRGGPVIPVFILDETAEGEWPPGGASKWWLHHSLEKLDDDLKSLGSRLILRNGRTETELSRLADETGATAVHCHRRYEPAARKIERDVATRLTKDGVEFESFPGHLLFEPDDIRTQQDRPYQVFTPYWKACQKRASTIDAPLGKPRSLNVPSKWPRSEALSDLQLLPTIPWDREFGDVWTPGEAGAHARLSALRKSIADYPTERNRPDHEGSSRLSPHLHFGEINPRQVWKAVHKWIDDGVVTAAAASVFLAELGWREFTHHVLHHFPFTPKTALREEFRRFPWKHSQSYERAWQRGLTGYPIVDAGMRQLWRTGWMHNRVRMIVGSFLTKDLRHNWLDGARWFWDTLVDADLAQNTFNWQWVGGCGADAAPYFRVFNPTLQGKKFDPEGAYVRKWVPELVNCPTKWIHEPWAAPTADLAQAGITAGKDYPEPIVDHAEARDDALEALKSLKNR; translated from the coding sequence TGGCTTCGCCACGACCTTCGTCTCAGCGATCACGCGGTACTGGAGAGCCTGGCCCGGCGGGGCGGTCCGGTGATTCCCGTCTTCATCCTCGATGAAACGGCGGAGGGGGAATGGCCCCCGGGCGGAGCCTCGAAGTGGTGGCTGCACCACAGCCTGGAGAAGCTGGACGACGACCTGAAATCGCTCGGCTCGCGTCTCATCCTGCGGAACGGCCGGACCGAGACTGAGCTTTCCAGGCTCGCGGACGAGACCGGGGCCACGGCCGTCCACTGTCATCGCCGTTACGAACCGGCCGCGAGGAAAATCGAACGCGACGTCGCCACGCGGCTGACAAAGGACGGAGTGGAGTTCGAATCGTTCCCGGGACACCTGCTGTTCGAGCCCGATGACATCCGCACGCAGCAGGACAGGCCGTACCAGGTCTTCACGCCGTACTGGAAGGCCTGCCAGAAACGGGCGTCGACAATCGACGCTCCGCTCGGCAAGCCCCGTTCGTTGAACGTTCCATCGAAATGGCCACGCTCGGAAGCGCTGAGCGACCTGCAACTCCTTCCGACGATCCCCTGGGACAGGGAATTCGGAGACGTCTGGACACCCGGTGAAGCAGGAGCCCACGCCCGGCTTTCGGCCCTCCGGAAATCGATCGCCGACTATCCCACCGAACGCAACCGGCCCGACCACGAAGGCTCATCCCGCCTGTCGCCGCATCTCCATTTTGGCGAGATCAACCCACGGCAGGTCTGGAAGGCCGTTCACAAGTGGATCGATGACGGCGTCGTCACGGCGGCCGCCGCGAGCGTGTTCCTCGCGGAACTCGGCTGGCGCGAATTCACGCATCATGTGCTGCACCATTTCCCCTTCACTCCGAAAACGGCGCTGCGGGAAGAGTTCCGCCGGTTCCCGTGGAAGCACAGTCAGTCGTACGAACGGGCCTGGCAGCGCGGCCTCACCGGCTATCCGATCGTCGATGCGGGCATGAGACAGTTGTGGCGGACCGGCTGGATGCACAACCGCGTCCGCATGATCGTGGGCTCTTTCCTGACGAAAGACCTGCGACACAACTGGCTCGACGGCGCCCGCTGGTTCTGGGACACGCTCGTCGACGCCGACCTCGCGCAGAACACGTTCAACTGGCAGTGGGTCGGCGGCTGCGGGGCCGATGCCGCTCCGTACTTCCGGGTCTTCAATCCCACACTGCAGGGCAAGAAGTTCGACCCCGAAGGGGCCTATGTCCGGAAATGGGTGCCCGAACTCGTGAACTGCCCGACGAAGTGGATTCACGAACCGTGGGCGGCACCGACCGCGGACCTGGCGCAGGCCGGCATCACGGCGGGAAAGGATTATCCCGAGCCGATCGTCGATCACGCCGAAGCACGGGATGACGCTCTCGAAGCACTGAAGAGCCTCAAGAATCGCTGA
- a CDS encoding DUF1501 domain-containing protein, translated as MPTRRDFLRTSAATAAMAPIALRASDAARPPAPKGKAEHCIMVWLGGGSGQIDTWDPKRLGDNKAKDKKPGSLYRSIDTAIPGVQVCEHLEQTAHLLDRFMLLRTVNHDVIDEHAAATNRMHTGRPTSETVMYPSCGSVIAEHRKAAGEGVPAYVLIGYPSPSRGPGFLGANAGYVYLLETTRGPQAFTPPTDVTTRRIARREDLLSRMRGIQRQNFQGDRAREDYDKLIGEAQRLAGPEFMGAFAMDNEPAAIRNQYGGEFGQRCLLSRRLIERGVRFIEVSHNLNFLNGTGWDVHNEGINNQHLLIRELDQALAALVQDLERTKLLDKTLIVVASEFGRPAAFDGQGGRGHHGKCFSVAMAGGGLKTGQAIGVTDDLAMNIVERPISVPDMHATMYAALGIDAHLELYADDRPVPITDGGEPIAELFG; from the coding sequence ATGCCCACCCGCCGCGACTTCCTGCGTACCTCCGCCGCCACGGCCGCGATGGCCCCCATCGCTCTCCGCGCCAGCGATGCCGCCCGGCCTCCGGCGCCCAAAGGGAAGGCCGAGCACTGCATCATGGTCTGGCTCGGCGGCGGGAGCGGCCAGATCGACACCTGGGATCCGAAACGCCTCGGCGACAACAAGGCCAAGGACAAGAAGCCCGGCTCGCTCTACCGGTCGATCGACACCGCCATTCCCGGCGTGCAGGTCTGCGAGCATCTCGAGCAGACGGCCCACCTGCTCGATCGCTTCATGCTCCTCAGGACGGTCAACCACGACGTCATCGATGAGCATGCTGCGGCGACCAACCGCATGCACACCGGGCGTCCCACGAGCGAAACAGTCATGTATCCCTCGTGCGGCTCGGTGATCGCCGAGCATCGCAAGGCGGCCGGTGAGGGAGTTCCCGCGTACGTTCTGATCGGCTATCCCAGCCCCAGCCGCGGCCCTGGCTTTCTCGGCGCGAATGCCGGCTATGTCTACCTGCTGGAAACGACGCGCGGCCCGCAGGCGTTTACGCCGCCGACGGATGTGACGACGCGGCGCATCGCCCGCCGGGAAGATCTGCTCAGCAGGATGCGCGGCATCCAGCGGCAGAACTTCCAGGGCGACCGGGCCCGTGAAGACTACGACAAGCTCATCGGCGAGGCGCAGCGTCTCGCCGGGCCGGAGTTCATGGGCGCCTTCGCCATGGACAACGAGCCGGCTGCCATCCGCAACCAGTACGGCGGCGAGTTCGGGCAGCGCTGCCTGCTCTCGCGGCGGCTGATCGAGCGGGGCGTCCGCTTCATCGAGGTCTCCCACAATCTCAATTTCCTCAACGGCACCGGCTGGGATGTCCACAACGAGGGGATCAACAATCAGCACCTTTTGATCCGGGAACTCGACCAGGCGCTTGCGGCCCTTGTCCAGGATCTCGAACGCACGAAATTGCTCGACAAGACGCTCATCGTCGTCGCCAGCGAATTCGGCCGCCCGGCGGCGTTCGATGGCCAGGGAGGACGCGGACATCATGGCAAATGTTTCAGTGTCGCGATGGCCGGCGGCGGCTTGAAGACGGGCCAGGCGATCGGGGTGACGGATGACCTCGCGATGAACATCGTCGAGCGCCCGATTTCGGTGCCCGACATGCACGCGACGATGTACGCCGCCCTCGGGATCGATGCGCATCTCGAGCTCTACGCCGACGACCGCCCCGTTCCGATCACCGATGGCGGCGAACCGATCGCCGAACTGTTCGGCTGA
- a CDS encoding DUF1553 domain-containing protein produces MAFGSVCVYLVAASSLLAQTAGNDSGNDTDEVARPRSVLSLSFEQDGEVAKESVVGKLNLKGEGPRPPHFPKFNPANTAVALPGGAGAGRLVIKDPGDDSPLDFKLGDTITIEAWVQPITLGNGQTMYVVGKGRTGNDGVAKDNQNYALRIAGSAAGGAISFLFRGAPEEPKAKAEFHRWDSSTGFAVDGSWHHVAVTYTFGDPNSIRGVIDGEAVKGTWAGYGGPTKNGPVVDNDEVWIGASMGGGSGSAFQGGIDQLVVYRGEVPVDELLDRYERVRPPSYVTPDPLPDGKLLVELFYGIPDKPSWDFSIPTPVESYTQDHWATVEVPAAYTSRGVRDNRATPMMMRQSGLVNFGKGPQRLLIRSRSASRLFIDDKLVAEVSFAPNRSDGHNDRYDMVSTVSDKIRVPQPGDRETAVMIEGTGSPQKVTFEAYAGGKKRRPEFGELSICIERAPGEFEVLSYTDAIPLTDESWRGFAFRERDRILELNKERRAKAGAAETEYWAKRHAEARESIAARPVIAVPESQPGRSAIDAFVDAGLDKAGVKPRPTIDDWAFLRRATLDVVGRIPTREDVAAYFADAPAERRTKLVDRLLASNEWADHWTAYWQDVLAENPNIVNPTLNNTGPFRWWIHESFLDNKPFDRFVTELVLMEGSERYGGTAGFAVASQNDAPNAAKAGIIAQGLLGMNMKCARCHDAPYHDFTQRDLFELAALIKRDSEKLPKTSTVPVVEGARKPLIQITLKPGEVIEPAWPFADKIPGSPPAGWVRNAKDTRESLAAWLTSPSNDRFSEVLVNRLWHRYMGRGIVEPIDDWEHPEPSHPELLQWLSREFVSSGYDFKHLARLILTSEAYQRQTESGFDNAKLFAGPTARRMSAEQIIDSLFTAAGKPFNTEELSVDLDGGRNENTSITLGIPRRAWQFTSLSNERDRPSLSLPAAQTFIDVLEAYGWRASRQDSLSVRPQDGSPLQPALLENGVVGRRAVGFSDDSRFTQAALESKSEAEFVDRAFEIILTRKPSDEERTLFAEVLQEGFASRVVPDAPIRMPGPPRQMGVTWSNHLKPDSNEIKVEIAREVEQGDPATARLTADWRERAEDVVWTILNSPEFVFVP; encoded by the coding sequence ATGGCGTTCGGTTCTGTCTGTGTGTATTTGGTTGCCGCTTCGTCGCTGCTGGCCCAGACCGCCGGCAACGACTCGGGAAATGATACGGACGAGGTGGCCAGGCCCCGTTCTGTTCTTTCGCTGTCGTTCGAGCAGGACGGCGAAGTCGCGAAGGAATCCGTCGTCGGGAAGCTGAACCTCAAGGGCGAAGGACCCCGGCCGCCGCATTTTCCAAAGTTCAACCCCGCCAACACCGCTGTCGCTCTCCCGGGCGGCGCGGGAGCAGGCCGGCTGGTCATCAAGGACCCCGGCGACGACAGCCCACTCGATTTCAAACTGGGCGACACGATCACCATCGAGGCCTGGGTCCAGCCGATCACGCTAGGCAACGGCCAGACGATGTACGTCGTCGGTAAAGGCCGCACCGGCAACGACGGCGTCGCGAAAGACAATCAGAACTACGCCCTGAGGATCGCGGGTTCGGCGGCTGGCGGGGCGATCAGCTTTCTCTTCCGCGGAGCGCCGGAGGAACCGAAAGCCAAGGCCGAGTTCCATCGCTGGGATTCCTCGACCGGTTTCGCCGTCGATGGCAGCTGGCATCATGTCGCCGTGACCTACACATTCGGCGATCCGAACTCGATCCGCGGGGTGATCGACGGTGAGGCGGTGAAGGGGACCTGGGCCGGTTACGGCGGACCGACGAAGAACGGCCCGGTTGTCGACAACGACGAAGTCTGGATCGGCGCCTCGATGGGGGGCGGCTCCGGATCGGCATTCCAGGGGGGCATCGATCAACTCGTCGTCTATCGCGGGGAGGTCCCCGTTGACGAACTGCTCGATCGCTATGAACGGGTGCGGCCTCCGTCCTACGTGACGCCCGATCCGCTTCCCGACGGCAAACTGCTCGTCGAACTGTTCTACGGAATCCCCGACAAGCCGAGCTGGGACTTCAGCATCCCGACGCCGGTTGAGAGCTACACCCAGGATCACTGGGCGACGGTCGAGGTTCCCGCGGCCTACACGTCCCGCGGCGTCCGCGACAATCGCGCGACGCCGATGATGATGCGCCAGTCGGGGCTCGTGAATTTCGGAAAAGGCCCGCAGCGGCTGCTGATCCGCTCGCGCAGCGCCTCGCGGCTGTTCATCGACGACAAGCTCGTCGCGGAAGTGAGCTTCGCGCCGAATCGTTCCGATGGCCACAACGACCGCTACGACATGGTCAGCACTGTCTCCGACAAGATCCGCGTTCCCCAGCCGGGCGACCGCGAGACGGCCGTGATGATCGAAGGGACCGGATCTCCGCAGAAGGTGACGTTCGAGGCCTATGCCGGCGGAAAGAAACGCCGTCCGGAGTTTGGCGAACTGTCCATCTGCATCGAGCGGGCTCCCGGCGAATTCGAGGTCCTCTCCTATACCGATGCGATTCCGCTCACGGATGAATCGTGGCGCGGCTTCGCGTTCCGCGAACGCGATCGCATTCTCGAACTCAACAAGGAACGCCGCGCGAAGGCCGGCGCGGCCGAAACGGAATACTGGGCGAAACGCCACGCCGAGGCCCGCGAGAGCATTGCCGCCCGGCCCGTCATTGCTGTCCCGGAATCGCAGCCGGGACGCTCCGCGATCGACGCCTTCGTCGACGCGGGGCTCGACAAGGCCGGAGTGAAGCCGCGGCCGACCATCGACGACTGGGCCTTTCTGCGCCGGGCGACGCTCGACGTCGTCGGCCGTATTCCCACGCGGGAAGACGTCGCTGCCTACTTTGCCGATGCTCCTGCGGAACGCCGGACGAAGCTCGTGGACCGCCTTCTGGCGTCCAACGAATGGGCCGACCACTGGACCGCCTACTGGCAGGATGTCCTCGCCGAGAATCCCAACATCGTCAACCCGACCCTGAACAACACCGGGCCGTTCCGCTGGTGGATTCACGAATCATTCCTCGACAACAAGCCGTTCGACCGCTTCGTGACCGAACTGGTCCTCATGGAAGGCAGCGAGCGCTACGGCGGCACGGCGGGCTTTGCTGTCGCCTCGCAGAACGATGCGCCCAACGCGGCCAAGGCCGGCATCATCGCCCAGGGTCTCCTCGGCATGAACATGAAGTGCGCCCGCTGCCACGATGCGCCGTATCACGATTTCACCCAGCGGGACCTCTTCGAACTCGCCGCTCTCATCAAGCGCGATTCCGAGAAGCTTCCGAAGACCAGCACCGTTCCCGTAGTCGAAGGGGCCCGCAAGCCGCTGATCCAGATCACGCTCAAGCCGGGCGAAGTCATCGAGCCCGCCTGGCCGTTCGCTGACAAGATTCCCGGCTCGCCGCCGGCGGGCTGGGTCCGCAATGCCAAGGACACGCGGGAGTCGCTCGCCGCGTGGCTCACCTCTCCCTCGAACGACCGCTTCTCCGAGGTGCTCGTCAATCGTCTGTGGCATCGCTACATGGGGCGGGGAATCGTCGAGCCGATCGACGACTGGGAGCATCCCGAGCCGTCCCACCCGGAACTCCTGCAGTGGCTGAGCCGCGAGTTCGTCTCCAGCGGCTACGACTTCAAACACCTGGCCCGCCTGATCCTCACCTCCGAGGCCTATCAGCGGCAGACCGAATCGGGCTTCGACAACGCGAAGCTGTTTGCCGGGCCGACGGCCCGCCGCATGTCGGCGGAGCAGATCATCGACTCGCTGTTCACCGCCGCCGGCAAGCCGTTCAACACCGAAGAACTCAGCGTCGATCTCGATGGCGGGCGCAACGAGAATACCTCCATCACGCTCGGCATTCCCCGCCGCGCCTGGCAGTTCACGTCGCTGTCGAATGAGCGCGACCGGCCAAGCCTGTCTCTCCCGGCCGCCCAGACGTTCATCGATGTGCTCGAGGCCTATGGCTGGCGTGCGTCGCGGCAGGACTCGCTCAGCGTCCGTCCTCAGGATGGCTCGCCGTTGCAGCCCGCACTGCTCGAGAATGGCGTCGTCGGCCGCCGGGCGGTCGGATTTTCCGACGACAGCCGCTTCACCCAGGCCGCGCTCGAATCGAAGTCGGAAGCCGAATTCGTCGATCGCGCCTTTGAGATCATCCTCACCCGCAAGCCTTCCGATGAGGAGCGGACGCTCTTCGCCGAGGTCCTGCAGGAAGGGTTCGCTTCACGCGTCGTTCCCGATGCCCCCATCCGCATGCCCGGGCCGCCGCGCCAGATGGGCGTGACCTGGTCCAACCACCTGAAACCCGATTCCAACGAGATCAAGGTCGAGATCGCCCGCGAAGTCGAGCAGGGTGATCCCGCGACGGCCCGCCTCACCGCCGATTGGCGCGAACGGGCCGAAGATGTCGTCTGGACGATCCTGAATTCGCCAGAGTTTGTGTTTGTGCCCTAG